Within Pseudomonas sp. LBUM920, the genomic segment GTGCCGGCTTCGATGTTGTGGCGCAGGGCGAAACTCACGCCTTCCAGCACCGCGCGGTACAGGTGGATGCGGCTGTGGTACAGGTTCAGCCCGACAAAACTGCCGCTGGCGCGGTCGTCCCACACCGGGCTGCGCTCGCCCATCAAATACGGCAGGAACAGCAAGCCTTCGCTGCCTGCCGGAACCTTCATCGCGCTCTGCTCCAGCAGCGCCAGGCTGTCCTGCCCGGTGGTCTTGGCCTGCAGCTCTTCGGCCTGACAGAACTGTTCGCGAAACCAACTGACCGACGCCCCGGCGGTGATCGCGCCGCCAAAGATGTACAGGTCTCGATGACCGTTGTAGACATGCGGCATGCTCACCAACCCGTGGCGCGCGTCCACTTGCTGGTTCAAGTAGCCCCAGCACATGCTGGTACCGATCATCGCCACGTGGTTGCCCGGTTGCGTGACACCGGCGGCCAACGTCGCCATGGCGGCGTCCACACCTCCGGCGAGGATCGGCGTACCCGCGTGCAACCCCAGGCGCGCAGCCCACGCGCCCAGCAAACCGCCCACGACTTCACCGGAATACACCAGCCGCTCGGGCATCATCGCCAAGGGAATGCCCAGTGCCGCGAGCATCTCTTCAGACCAGCCGCGCTGCGCCACATCGTAGACGCCGCCAATGTTGCCGGCGCTGCTGTGGTCCACCGCCAACTCGCCGGTCAGGCACCAGTTGATGTAACTGTTGGGCGGCAGCAGGTAACGTGTTTGCGCCCACACCTGCGGCTGGTGCTGCTTGAGCCAGAGCATCTTGGTGAAGCCGTAGTAGCTGTCCACCGAGTTGCCGGTGACCGCGAACAGACGCTCCAAATCCACCTGTTCACGCACCCACGCCACCTGCTCACTGGCGCGGCGGTCCATCCAGATCAGGCACGGGTGCAGCGGTGTGATCTGCGCATCCACGGCAATTCCCGAGCCGCCGTACAGGCTGCTGATGCACAGCGCCTTGACCTGCGCTGGCGCCACGCCGGCCTTGGCCATGCACTGCGCCACGCAGGCTTCCACGGCGTCCAGCCACACCTGCGGCCATTGCTCGGCCCAGCGCACTTTCGGGGTATCCACGCGATACCCCTGGCTGTGCTGGGCGATGATCGTGCCTTGACCATCCACCAGCAGCGCCTTGGTGCTCTGGGTTCCTATGTCGACACCTATTACGTATTCCATCATTCAGGCCACCGGCTTCAACAGCACCTTGATCGACTTGGTCGAGTTGGCCAGCTCGAACGCTTCGGCAAAGTTATCCAGCGGGAAATCATGGGTGACGATGCCTTTGGAGGTGACCAGGCCGCGCTCGAACAGGTCGATGGCAATCGGGTAGCAATACGGGCCCAGGTGCGCGCCGCGTACGTCCAGTTCCTTGCGGTCGCCAATGATCGACCAGTCGACGCTGGTCTCGGCGCCAAACACGCTGAATTCGACAAAGCGCCCGAGCTTGCGAATCAAGTCCAGGCCCTGGGTCACGCCGGCCGGTACGCCGGTTGTTTCGATGTACACGTCGCAGCCATAGTTGTCGGTGAGGCCGTTGATGATCTCGCGAGCGTTGTCGCGCGATGGGTTGATCACCACGTCGGCGCCCAATTGCCTGGCCAGCTCCAGGCGCGCGTCGACCATGTCGATCACCACCAGTTTTTTCGGCGTCTTCAACGCGGCGACCTGGACCATGCACAACCCGAGCGTGCCGGCACCGGCAATCACCACCACGTCATCGAGCTGGATTTCACCGCGGTTGACGGTGTGGATCGAGCAGGCCATCGGTTCCACCAGCGCCGAGTCTTCCAGCGACACCGACTCTGGAATCTTGTGCACGATGGCGGTCTTGGGGATGCGCATGTACTGGGCCATGCCGCCTTCGGCCACTTCGCGCTGAAAGCCGAAGATATTGTGCACTTCGCACATCCAGTACTTGCCCGACTTGCAGAAGCGGCACTTGGCGCACGGCACGATCTGCTCGGCAATCACTTTGTCGCCGACAGCGACTTCAAAATGCTCCTCGGCGCCCTCGCCCACTTCCTCCACATAGCCGAAAAACTCGTGGCCCGGCACCACCGGCGCCTTGACCCACGGGTTGTCGCCGCCCCAGAACATCGCCGCGCCGGAGTGACATTTGCAGTCACTGGCGCAGATGCCGCAGGCGGCAATGCGGATCACCAGTTCATGGGCGCGCGCCTTGGGTTTGCCGATGCGCTCCAGGCGATAGTCCTTCGGGCCGTGGCAGACGACGGCTTGCATGTGGGTGTGCTTGTCCATGGGGTTCGGTCCTGTCTGGTAGGAATTTATTTGTGCCGCTGACGGCTGATAAAGATCGCCAGCAAAATGATTGCGCCTTTGATCACGCTCTGGACGTAGGGCGAAACGCCGAGCATGTTCAGGCCGTTGTTCAACACGCCCAGGAGCATGGCGCCGAGCAAGGTGCCGACGATGACCCCGCGCCCGCCGGCAATCGACGCGCCACCGAGTACCACTGCGGCAATCGCATCGAGCTCAAACGACACGCCCGCATTCGGCTGGCCGCTCATCAAGCGTGACGTCAGCACCAGCCCGGCAATCGCGGCGGTCAGGCCGCTGATGCCGTACACCAGCAACTTGAAGCGCGCCGCCCGTACGCCAGACAAACGCACCGCTTCTTCATTGCCGCCGATGGCGTAGATGTAGCGGCCGATGCGCGTGTGTTGCAGCAACACGTAGGCGGCTGCGTAAGTCATCAGCATGATCAGGATCGGCACTTCGATGCCGAACAGGCTCTGGCGCCCAAAGAAGCCGAACCACTCCGGCAACCCGGAGATCGGGTAGCCGTCGGTGTACATCAGGCCCAACCCACGGGCGATGCCCATGGTTGCCAGAGTGACGATGATCGGCGGCATGTGCAGGTAGGCGACGAACAGCCCGTTGCCGATGCCAAAGGCCACGCCGATCAGCATCCCGGCGCCTATCGCCAGGCCTGGCGGCAAGCCCGCGACCATCAAGCCGGCGGTCAACGTACCGGACAGTGCCATCACCGGCCCCACCGACAGGTCGATCCCGCCGGTGAGAATCACGCAGGTCATGCCCACGGCGATGATCGCGTTGATCGACACTTGGCGGGCGATGTTCGACAGGTTGCTGGCGGTCAGGAACGTGTCGCTGGCGAGGATCATCACCAGGGTCACCACCACCAGCCCCACGAACGGATAAAACGCCGGCGAACGCACCAGCCGCGCCAGGTTCAAGCGCAGCCGGCCGGTGTCGCCGGTGTTAATGGACATATTCACTTGAGCCCCCTGTTGCATGGCGCATGACCTCTTCTGGGTTGACGGCGGACGCTTCGAGTACCTTGACGATGGCGCCCTTGTGAAACACGGCGACGCGGTCGCACATGCCGATGACTTCGGGCAGTTCGGAGGAAATCATGATGATTGCGTAGCCCTGCTCGGTGAGGCTGCGCATCAGCGCGTAGATCTGCGCCTTGGCGCCGACGTCGATGCCGCGTGTGGGTTCGTCGAACACCAGCACGTCGCAGTGGTGGTTGATCCAGCGCGCGATCACGACCTTTTGCTGGTTGCCGCCGCTGAGGTTGAACACTCGGCTTTCGCCGCTGGGCGCTTTGATCGACAGCTGGCGCATCAGGCCTTCAACACTGGCGCATTCCCTGGCCTTGTCGATCAGCCCGGAGGCGTTCTGGTACTTGGGCAGGTTGTTCAG encodes:
- a CDS encoding FGGY-family carbohydrate kinase; the encoded protein is MEYVIGVDIGTQSTKALLVDGQGTIIAQHSQGYRVDTPKVRWAEQWPQVWLDAVEACVAQCMAKAGVAPAQVKALCISSLYGGSGIAVDAQITPLHPCLIWMDRRASEQVAWVREQVDLERLFAVTGNSVDSYYGFTKMLWLKQHQPQVWAQTRYLLPPNSYINWCLTGELAVDHSSAGNIGGVYDVAQRGWSEEMLAALGIPLAMMPERLVYSGEVVGGLLGAWAARLGLHAGTPILAGGVDAAMATLAAGVTQPGNHVAMIGTSMCWGYLNQQVDARHGLVSMPHVYNGHRDLYIFGGAITAGASVSWFREQFCQAEELQAKTTGQDSLALLEQSAMKVPAGSEGLLFLPYLMGERSPVWDDRASGSFVGLNLYHSRIHLYRAVLEGVSFALRHNIEAGTQGAHSLDPRLIVVGGASHSDVWMQIIADVTRYPVYTIVQEVEAALGAALLAAHTVGLVSDGAMEKGWVQLELRAQPKRENVAVYDQAFGEYLKLYPALKPIMHALQTN
- a CDS encoding alcohol dehydrogenase catalytic domain-containing protein, which encodes MDKHTHMQAVVCHGPKDYRLERIGKPKARAHELVIRIAACGICASDCKCHSGAAMFWGGDNPWVKAPVVPGHEFFGYVEEVGEGAEEHFEVAVGDKVIAEQIVPCAKCRFCKSGKYWMCEVHNIFGFQREVAEGGMAQYMRIPKTAIVHKIPESVSLEDSALVEPMACSIHTVNRGEIQLDDVVVIAGAGTLGLCMVQVAALKTPKKLVVIDMVDARLELARQLGADVVINPSRDNAREIINGLTDNYGCDVYIETTGVPAGVTQGLDLIRKLGRFVEFSVFGAETSVDWSIIGDRKELDVRGAHLGPYCYPIAIDLFERGLVTSKGIVTHDFPLDNFAEAFELANSTKSIKVLLKPVA
- a CDS encoding ABC transporter permease, with the translated sequence MQQGAQVNMSINTGDTGRLRLNLARLVRSPAFYPFVGLVVVTLVMILASDTFLTASNLSNIARQVSINAIIAVGMTCVILTGGIDLSVGPVMALSGTLTAGLMVAGLPPGLAIGAGMLIGVAFGIGNGLFVAYLHMPPIIVTLATMGIARGLGLMYTDGYPISGLPEWFGFFGRQSLFGIEVPILIMLMTYAAAYVLLQHTRIGRYIYAIGGNEEAVRLSGVRAARFKLLVYGISGLTAAIAGLVLTSRLMSGQPNAGVSFELDAIAAVVLGGASIAGGRGVIVGTLLGAMLLGVLNNGLNMLGVSPYVQSVIKGAIILLAIFISRQRHK